One region of Deltaproteobacteria bacterium genomic DNA includes:
- a CDS encoding IS3 family transposase, which produces SIFNYIEIFYNRKRRHSTLGYLSPVSYELESMVA; this is translated from the coding sequence AGTATTTTTAATTATATTGAAATATTCTATAATCGAAAGAGACGTCACTCAACACTGGGGTATCTTTCTCCAGTATCTTATGAGCTCGAATCTATGGTAGCCTAA